A genome region from Triticum aestivum cultivar Chinese Spring chromosome 2B, IWGSC CS RefSeq v2.1, whole genome shotgun sequence includes the following:
- the LOC123040232 gene encoding bidirectional sugar transporter SWEET6b-like, producing MVSADVARNIVGIIGNVISFGLFLSPVPTFWRIYKAKDVEEFKPDPYLATLMNCLLWFFYGLPIVHPNSTLVLTINGIGLVIEGAYIIIFTIYAAKNTRRKMLGVLALEAAFMAAVVAGVLLGAHTHEKRSMIVGILCVIFGSIMYASPLTIMGKVIRTKSVEYMPFFLSLVNFLNGCCWMGYALIKFDIYITIPNALGTIFGLIQLILYFYYYRSTPKKGKNVELPTVLTKNAVTSGNVSVTIEK from the exons ATGGTTTCCGCCGACGTGGCCCGCAACATTGTCGGCATCATCGGCAATGTCATCTCCTTCGGTCTCTTCCTCTCCCCTGT GCCGACGTTCTGGCGGATCTacaaggccaaggacgtggaggAGTTCAAACCGGACCCCTACCTGGCAACGCTCATGAACTGCCTGCTCTGGTTCTTTTACGGGCTCCCCATCGTCCACCCCAACAGCACCCTCGTCCTCACCATCAACGGCATCGGCCTCGTCATTGAGGGCGCCTACATCATCATCTTTACTATCTACGCGGCCAAGAACACAAGG CGGAAGATGCTCGGCGTGCTCGCCCTCGAGGCGGCGTTCATGGCTGCCGTCGTGGCCGGCGTGCTCCTTGGTGCCCACACCCATGAGAAGCGCTCCATGATCGTAGGCATCCTCTGCGTCATCTTCGGCTCCATCATGTACGCCTCCCCGCTCACCATCATG GGTAAAGTGATCAGGACCAAAAGTGTGGAGTACATGCCATTCTTCCTGTCCCTGGTGAACTTCCTCAATGGCTGCTGCTGGATGGGCTATGCGCTCATTAAGTTTGACATCTACATCACG ATCCCCAATGCCCTCGGTACAATCTTCGGCCTCATCCAGCTGATCTTGTACTTTTACTACTACAGATCGACCCCCAAGAAGGGCAAAAACGTTGAATTGCCCACTGTCCTCACCAAAAATGCCGTTACCAGCGGCAACGTCTCCGTCACCATCGAAAAATAA